TGACCAGCGCCATTTCGTGCTGGTTCAGCATGTGATCGTGTCTGGGCAACACGCGCACACCGTAAAGCAGGGCACCGGTCTTGTTGGGCACAAAACCGCCCTCATACTTGTAGAGATAGATGCCGTTCGTCTGCTCGCCGACCAGGTTCATGGGCGCTGTCTGCGGCGACGCCAGGCGTCCGCCGGAGTCTTCGCCGAAAACGATCTCGACCGTCACCTGGTCCGGCGTCAGGACGCCAAGGGCCACCAACGCGCTGACTGGTGCAGTCTCGCCGATGGTGAACTGGGTTTCGTTGGGACCTTTGGCATTCACTGCTACCTCCGACCAGTTTTGCCGGATCGTGCTTCGCCACTGGGCTAAATCACGGGCCACGGCGAAATCGTCCGCCCGGTAGGCCTGGCTCGAGATGGCAGTCGGCACATAGAGCTGGTCGGTATATTCTCCCAGCATGCGGCGGAAATTGAAGTCCCAAAGGCTGCTGCGCATCGCCTCCTTGGCAACTTTCACCCAGCCGTGGGGAACGCCGTTTTTGTCGCGATCAAAGTAGAGTGGGATGATATCGTGTTCCAGGGTCCAGTAGAGGGAGCGGGCATCGGCCTCATCCTGTGTCTCCTGATCCCGGTATTCCCAGTTTTCGCCTATTGCCCATCCGTTGTTGCCATGATAACCTTCAGCCCACCAGCCATCCAGCACGCTGAAGTTGGGATTGCCGTTCATGGCGGCCTTCTGACCGCTGGTACCGCTGGCCTCCCGGGGACGACGGGGTGTGTTTAGCCACATATCGGTTCCCTGCACCAGGTAACGGGCTACGTTCATCTCGTAGTCCTCGATAAAGATGACCTTCGCCCAATACTCGGGCGATTGAGCCACTCGAACGATGTCTTGAATCAAGGACTTTCCGAGATCATCGGCGGGGTGGGCCTTGCCAGAAAAGAGGATTTGCACCGGTTTTTCCGGATCCTTGAAGAGGCGACTGAAGCGATCCATATCGCGGAAGATCAGGGTGGCTCTCTTGTAGGTGGCAAATCGACGGGCAAAACCGATGGTCAACGCATTTGGATCGAGAATATCATCGATCTGTTCCAGAACTGCCGGAGACTCGCCTTGACGAATGCTGCGCGCCCGGGCTCGCTCGCGCACAAACTCGATCAGCCGGCCCTTGGCGCTCTGTTGGGCAGCCCAGAAGTCTTCATCGGGAATATCATCGATAAGATCCAGGACAGCGGGATCATCCAGCCTATCCTTCCAATCTTCTGGCAGGTAGTTATCGAGAAGGGCCACCATCTCCGGCCCAAGCCAGGTTTCCAGGTGAACGCCATTGGTGACATAGCTGATGGGAACTTCATCCACCGGCGTGTCGGGCCAGAGCCAGTGCCACATGGCACGGGAGACCTCGCCGTGCAGCCTGGCGACGGCGTTGATGCGGCCTGCCATGCGCATCGCCAGCACAGTCATGCTGTAGCCGGGGCCCCAGCTTTGATCGTGGCGGGCCAGTTCGAGAAATTGCTCCCGGCTCAATCCCAGCCGCCCCCAGAATTTGCCGAAGAACTGATCGATCAGGTCCCAGCTGAATACATCATGGCCCGCGGGCACCGGCGTGTGGGTTGTAAAGATGGTACTGCTGCGCACTACCTCCAACGCCTCTGCCACAGAAAGCCCCCCGTGCTCAACGTATTCCCGCAGCCGCTCGAGGCCAAGAAATGCGGAGTGGCCTTCGTTCATGTGCCAGACCATGGGCTTGACACCCAGGGCCCGGATGGCTCGCACGCCACCGATTCCAAGAACGAACTCCTGGCTGATGCGAAGATTGTGATCGCCACCGTAAAGCCGGGCGCTGAGTTCGCGATCGCCGGGCTGGTTCAGGGGAACATCGGTATCCATTAGAAAGAGGGGAATCCGTCCCACCTGGATCTTCCACACCTTGGCGAAGACATCGCGACCAGGCAGTTCACATTTTATCAGAACTTCCTTGCCGTTCTTGTCGAGGGCTGGTGTGGCGGGCACCTCGGAAAAACTCAACTTGCTGTAGCGAGCCTGTTGCCAACCATCGGGGTCGATGTACTGCGTAAAATAGCCCTGGGGATAGAGGAAACCTACGGCGACGAAGGGTAACCCCAGGTCGCTTGCGGTCTTGCAGTGGTCACCGGAGAGGATTCCCAGGCCGCCGGAATAAATGGGCAATGCTTCGTGCATGCCGAATTCCGCGGAATAGTAGGCAATCACTTCACCGGTGTGATTGGGAAACCTTCGGCTGAACCAGGTCTCCTCCGGGTTCATGTAGGCATCAAAGCGGGCAAGTACCTTGTTATAGCGTTCCAGGTAGTCTTCGTCTTTGGCAACGGCATCCAGTTTTTCCTGACTCACCTCGCGCTGGAACTTTACAGGGTTGTGGGCAACTTTTTCCCACAGTTCGGGGTCGATATCACAAAACAGGTCCTGAGCATCGCTGTTCCAACTCCACCAGAGGTTGTTGGCGAGTTCGGGAAGACGGTTGAGAGCTTCAGGAGTTCGGGGGAAAATCGAAAGGCGTCCAAGAAAATCCACTGATGTGCTCCTTCATAGTTGCGTTTGAATCATTGTTCGCAATGAGGCAAGGGGCCAATAATACCGGCTTGCCAGCCGGTCAAAGGGAAAATGGGCTGCCGGTCCCGCGGCATTATACTACCGTGCCTGAGCAGGGGCAAAAACCTGGCATCCTCTCCTGTGTCATGAACCGGTCATCTTAAGATAACCTGCCTCGCGCAGCCACTCTTCAGTATGGCGCATACCCGTTTCGAAATCGATCATCGGCTGGTATCCGAGAACCCGCTGTGCCTTCTCTACACTGAAGCGGCTCGGGTTAAAGCGGAAATGGACGCTCCAGGGGCCGGGCACTTGTCTCCCCAACAGTCCCCGCAGAAATCGCCCCGGGGCCGTCGCGGCACCGCGGGCAAGCCAGGCGGGCATCGTTGGCAGGCCCTGCTTTCCCAACATCCGGGCGTAGCGCAGGTAAAACTCCCGATAAGTGACGACCGTACCGTCGCAAAGGTTGAAGGTCTCTCCAAAGGCTGAGGGATTGTTCATGGCAAGGCTGACGCCGTCAACCACGTTGTCGATATAGCCGGTATTGACCAGGCCAGCATCTTTTCCCAGCAGCACTAATCGCCCCGATTTGATCGATTCTATCGGACGCACCGACCATGCTACCCCCCGCGGGCCATAAGTTGAGGCGGGGCGGATGATCGTCGTCTGCAATCCCTGGGTCTGTGCGTATCGCACTAACGTTTCAGCCGCGATTTTGCTGTCAGGGTAGAGTTGACCGACCGGAAAGATCGAAGCGCCTTCGTCGATCACCGCAGACCGGTTGATGCCGTAGACTGCGACGCTGCTGAAGTAGATGAACTGCTGCACACCTGACTGGCGTGCAGCCTCGAGCAGATGCCGTGTCGCTACCACGTTGATCAGCCAGGCCTGCGTCCCGCTCAATCCTGGTTCACCTGTCCAGGCCGCTGCATGAAGGACAATATCGCAATCCTGTACAGCTTTTTTCAGGGAGGACAGCTGGCGGAGATCGCCCTGACACAGATCGGCTCCCTGCTGCGCCAGCCAGCCAGCGGACGCGGGCTCACGCACCAGGCCGCGTAGCTCAAAACCATCCGATAGCAGACGTTCTGCCAGGTGTCCCCCGATAAAGCCGGTGATGCCGGTAATCAGGACGCGCATGAGCGGCGGTCCCTGGATACCCGAGCGGGCAGCATGGCGAGGAAATTGCGAGCGGGCGATGGGTACACTTAGAGCAACGGCGACTGGGCTTTCCGGTCGACCTGGGCAAACTGACGCTCACAATCGATCAATGTTTCCAAGAGATCGCTGGTGGTTATGATTCCCACCAACACACCCTTTTGGACCACCGGAAATCCGCTGATCTTTCGTTTGATGAGCAGGCTTGCGGCATCAGAGATGGGTGTCTCCGGAGTGAGAATGATCGGATCACGGCTCATTACATTGCCGATTGGAATGTGGCGCCAGAGGAAATTGTCCTGGCTCTGGTCGTATAAGATCGAACTCAATCCGGTGATCCGGCGTAAATCACCGCTGGTCACCATGCCGACCAATTTGCCGTTCTCGACCACGGGCAGGCGACGCAGCTCGCCTTGACGCATCAGTCGGATAGCCGTCGCCACACTGTTCTGAGGCTCTATTGTCACCAGCCTGGTGGTCATGATTTCTGCAATGGTGCTTGCCACGATTTGCCTCAATACATTTGGACGCCATTGGGATAGAAGGGCAACCCGGGCGCTTCGAAAAACTGTCCCTTCAAAAACAGTTTACCCGATATTTCCCATTCTAACTATGCGTTAAATCATATTTGGGGGCGAATATTGGCAAAAATGTGGTCGAAAATGGCAGATTCAGCCATCCTGGCCGTTTTTTCTGCGCAGGCGAGCGGTGTTGGGGACTCCCCGGCTACAGGTCGTCGGCCATATCACAAACGAGATCAGAATCCGAAATCACGGCAATGGGGCGCTCTTTGCCCATCTCCTGGCGAACCACTACCAGCCGGTGGACGTTTCTAGCGGTCAGAGTTGCCACAACATCCGAGAGAGAGGTTTCCGGCCCAACCGTGATGACATCGCTGGTCATATAGTCACCGACCGGTTTCGCCTTCCATTGCCGGTCGTTCGCATAAGCGCGCAGCAGATCACTGCGGGTGATGATACCACGAAGAAAACCCTCGTCGTCAACGACAACGAGCGCACTGATATCATCGTCCGCCATCCGCCGGGCGATAGGCCCCAACCGGTCATCGGCGGAGCAACCTTCGATGCCAAGACGCTTGGCCTGTAACACAGTCTTCTGCTTCATGACAGCACCTCCGCTGGTCTTGAATCAAGGTCATCGTCTAGGGAAGTTATCGGACTGGCAAGCGCGGCTGGAATGTCGTCGCCGTTGGCGACGACGCGGGTTGAAATGCCGCTGGCCAGGAGTTCTGCCAGGGCCTGTTTGTAGTCAGGGGCACCCTGGCCAAAGGTACTGGCTGCCAAAAAAATCGCCATGCTGTGGACCCCACGCCGGCGAATATCCCTCATTGCCGCAATCCAGGATGAGTGGGCAGACGGGGTTATCGCCAACACGGTCGTGTGACGGGGCAAATGTTCCATCTCGGCTGTCAGAACCTGGGCAAAGGGAATCTGGCCGCTGGCGCCGACAACGGCCAGGGTTTCGAGAATCTTGGTGAGTTGTCGTTCACCGCGATCGGCCTGAATCAACTCCCGCCGGGTACCATGGGCGATCATGCCGATCGACCGGTCCTTGATCAGGAAATGGCGACTCAAACTTGCCGCGATCGTGACGGCGTACTCCAGAGTGCTGGGCGGCAATTGCACTCCTACTCGTTCCTGGCGCAACACGGCGGGGCCCTGGTCGGTCTCCGGCGGGACCCATGGCAGTTGGTAATGGACCGTCT
Above is a window of Chloroflexota bacterium DNA encoding:
- the glgP gene encoding alpha-glucan family phosphorylase, with the protein product MDFLGRLSIFPRTPEALNRLPELANNLWWSWNSDAQDLFCDIDPELWEKVAHNPVKFQREVSQEKLDAVAKDEDYLERYNKVLARFDAYMNPEETWFSRRFPNHTGEVIAYYSAEFGMHEALPIYSGGLGILSGDHCKTASDLGLPFVAVGFLYPQGYFTQYIDPDGWQQARYSKLSFSEVPATPALDKNGKEVLIKCELPGRDVFAKVWKIQVGRIPLFLMDTDVPLNQPGDRELSARLYGGDHNLRISQEFVLGIGGVRAIRALGVKPMVWHMNEGHSAFLGLERLREYVEHGGLSVAEALEVVRSSTIFTTHTPVPAGHDVFSWDLIDQFFGKFWGRLGLSREQFLELARHDQSWGPGYSMTVLAMRMAGRINAVARLHGEVSRAMWHWLWPDTPVDEVPISYVTNGVHLETWLGPEMVALLDNYLPEDWKDRLDDPAVLDLIDDIPDEDFWAAQQSAKGRLIEFVRERARARSIRQGESPAVLEQIDDILDPNALTIGFARRFATYKRATLIFRDMDRFSRLFKDPEKPVQILFSGKAHPADDLGKSLIQDIVRVAQSPEYWAKVIFIEDYEMNVARYLVQGTDMWLNTPRRPREASGTSGQKAAMNGNPNFSVLDGWWAEGYHGNNGWAIGENWEYRDQETQDEADARSLYWTLEHDIIPLYFDRDKNGVPHGWVKVAKEAMRSSLWDFNFRRMLGEYTDQLYVPTAISSQAYRADDFAVARDLAQWRSTIRQNWSEVAVNAKGPNETQFTIGETAPVSALVALGVLTPDQVTVEIVFGEDSGGRLASPQTAPMNLVGEQTNGIYLYKYEGGFVPNKTGALLYGVRVLPRHDHMLNQHEMALVTWA
- a CDS encoding NAD(P)-dependent oxidoreductase, with translation MRVLITGITGFIGGHLAERLLSDGFELRGLVREPASAGWLAQQGADLCQGDLRQLSSLKKAVQDCDIVLHAAAWTGEPGLSGTQAWLINVVATRHLLEAARQSGVQQFIYFSSVAVYGINRSAVIDEGASIFPVGQLYPDSKIAAETLVRYAQTQGLQTTIIRPASTYGPRGVAWSVRPIESIKSGRLVLLGKDAGLVNTGYIDNVVDGVSLAMNNPSAFGETFNLCDGTVVTYREFYLRYARMLGKQGLPTMPAWLARGAATAPGRFLRGLLGRQVPGPWSVHFRFNPSRFSVEKAQRVLGYQPMIDFETGMRHTEEWLREAGYLKMTGS
- a CDS encoding CBS domain-containing protein encodes the protein MASTIAEIMTTRLVTIEPQNSVATAIRLMRQGELRRLPVVENGKLVGMVTSGDLRRITGLSSILYDQSQDNFLWRHIPIGNVMSRDPIILTPETPISDAASLLIKRKISGFPVVQKGVLVGIITTSDLLETLIDCERQFAQVDRKAQSPLL
- a CDS encoding CBS domain-containing protein; protein product: MKQKTVLQAKRLGIEGCSADDRLGPIARRMADDDISALVVVDDEGFLRGIITRSDLLRAYANDRQWKAKPVGDYMTSDVITVGPETSLSDVVATLTARNVHRLVVVRQEMGKERPIAVISDSDLVCDMADDL